In Prunus dulcis chromosome 1, ALMONDv2, whole genome shotgun sequence, the following are encoded in one genomic region:
- the LOC117623150 gene encoding heme-binding protein 2-like, with product MERPLLILIVMCCYLYSCKLVLSGQAIESPRYKVVHSESDFELRQYRESSWMSALVRETNSFEKATKDGFHRLYQYIHGANLNNTDITMTAPVLTSIVPSVHGPAEYYVRLYLPAKYERTPPQPSSDLNLHFDKWRSHCIAVRKFTGFAKDDHFHKEFETLVNSLNKHLNGKPAILEYKSSYAIAQYNASYHLSGRLNEVWMDLSGFTSDC from the exons ATGGAGAGGCCATTGTTAATCTTGATAGTAATGTGTTGTTACCTTTACAGTTGTAAACTTGTACTCTCTGGTCAGGCTATTGAATCACCTCGGTACAAGGTGGTGCACTCAGAATCAGATTTTGAGCTCAGACAGTACAGAGAATCCTCATGGATGTCTGCTCTTGTCAGAGAAACAAACTCCTTTGAAAAAGCCACCAAAGATGGCTTTCACAG GTTGTATCAGTACATTCATGGAGCTAACCTTAACAATACAGATATTACCATGACTGCCCCTGTCTTAACAAGCATTGTCCCATCAGTGCATGGGCCAGCAGAATATTATGTAAGGCTGTATCTGCCTGCCAAATATGAAAGAACACCTCCACAGCCCTCCAGTGATCTGAATCTGCACTTTGATAAGTGGAGAAGTCATTGCATAGCAGTCAGAAAGTTTACAGGGTTTGCCAAGGATGACCATTTTCataaagaatttgaaactCTTGTGAACAGCCTAAATAAGCACTTGAATGGAAAGCCTGCAATTTTGGAATACAAGAGCTCCTATGCGATTGCCCAGTACAATGCTTCATATCACCTTTCTGGGCGCTTAAATGAAGTGTGGATGGATCTCTCTGGATTTACTTCCGACTGCTGA